One genomic window of Mus musculus strain C57BL/6J chromosome 4, GRCm38.p6 C57BL/6J includes the following:
- the Fgr gene encoding tyrosine-protein kinase Fgr isoform X1, with protein MGCVFCKKLEPASKEDVGLEGDFRSQTAEERYFPDPTQGRTSSVFPQPTSPAFLNTGNMRSISGTGVTIFVALYDYEARTGDDLTFTKGEKFHILNNTEYDWWEARSLSSGHRGYVPSNYVAPVDSIQAEEWYFGKISRKDAERQLLSSGNPQGAFLIRESETTKGAYSLSIRDWDQNRGDHIKHYKIRKLDTGGYYITTRAQFDSIQDLVRHYMEVNDGLCYLLTAPCTTTKPQTLGLAKDAWEIDRNSIALERRLGTGCFGDVWLGTWNCSTKVAVKTLKPGTMSPKAFLEEAQIMKLLRHDKLVQLYAVVSEEPIYIVTEFMCYGSLLDFLKDREGQNLMLPHLVDMAAQVAEGMAYMERMNYIHRDLRAANILVGEYLICKIADFGLARLIEDNEYNPQQGTKFPIKWTAPEAALFGRFTVKSDVWSFGILLTELITKGRVPYPGMNNREVLEQVEHGYHMPCPPGCPASLYEVMEQAWRLDPEERPTFEYLQSFLEDYFTSTEPQYQPGDQT; from the exons ATGGGCTGTGTGTTCTGCAAGAAGTTGGAGCCTGCATCCAAGGAGGATGTGGGCCTGGAAGGGGACTTCCGGAGCCAAACGGCTGAAGAACGCTATTTCCCTGACCCCACTCAAGGCCGGACTTCGTCCGTCTTTCCTCAGCCCACCAGCCCTGCTTTCCTCAACACTGGCAACATGAGAAGCATCTCAG GGACCGGAGTGACCATATTCGTCGCCCTGTACGACTATGAGGCCAGGACAGGGGATGACCTCACCTTCACCAAAGGCGAGAAGTTCCACATCCTGAACAATAC GGAGTATGACTGGTGGGAGGCTCGCTCCCTGAGCTCCGGACACAGAGGCTATGTTCCCAGCAACTATGTTGCTCCTGTGGATTCCATCCAGGCTGAAGA GTGGTACTTCGGAAAGATCAGTAGAAAGGATGCAGAGAGGCAGCTTCTGTCCTCTGGTAACCCCCAGGGGGCCTTTCTCATTCGGGAAAGCGAGACCACCAAAG GGGCCTACTCCCTGTCCATCCGTGACTGGGACCAGAACAGAGGCGATCACATAAAGCATTATAAGATCCGAAAGCTGGACACGGGCGGCTACTACATCACCACACGGGCCCAGTTTGACTCCATACAGGACCTAGTGCGGCACTACATGG AAGTGAATGATGGTCTGTGCTACTTGCTTACGGCGCCTTGTACCACCACTAAGCCCCAGACTCTAGGCCTGGCCAAGGATGCCTGGGAGATCGACCGGAACTCCATAGCACTGGAACGCAGGCTGGGCACCGGCTGCTTTGGAGATGTGTGGCTGG GCACATGGAACTGCAGCACAAAGGTGGCAGTGAAGACGCTGAAGCCGGGCACCATGTCCCCGAAGGCATTCCTGGAGGAGGCACAGATCATGAAGCTGCTGAGGCACGACAAGCTGGTGCAGCTGTATGCGGTGGTGTCGGAGGAACCCATTTATATTGTGACAGAGTTCATGTGCTATG GTAGCTTGCTGGATTTCCTAAAGGATCGAGAAGGTCAGAACTTGATGCTGCCCCATCTAGTGGACATGGCTGCCCAG GTAGCCGAGGGCATGGCCTACATGGAACGCATGAACTATATCCACCGAGACTTGAGGGCAGCCAACATCCTGGTGGGGGAATACCTAATATGCAAGATCGCTGACTTCGGGCTGGCACGCCTCATAGAGGACAATGAGTATAACCCCCAACAAG GAACCAAGTTCCCCATCAAGTGGACAGCCCCAGAGGCCGCCCTCTTTGGCAGATTCACTGTCAAATCAGACGTGTGGTCCTTTGGGATTCTGCTCACTGAACTGATCACCAAGGGCAGAGTTCCCTACCCAG GTATGAACAACCGGGAAGTGTTGGAACAGGTGGAGCATGGCTACCACATGCCGTGCCCTCCAGGATGTCCTGCATCCCTGTATGAGGTCATGGAGCAGGCGTGGCGCCTGGATCCAGAGGAGAGGCCCACCTTTGAGTACCTGCAGTCTTTCCTGGAAGACTATTTCACCTCCACAGAACCACAGTACCAGCCTGGAGACCAGACATAG